Part of the Acropora palmata chromosome 10, jaAcrPala1.3, whole genome shotgun sequence genome, ATATTCCTAAGGAAGTATTGTTGGGTGTCCTGTTCCAGTGGCCTACCTTTATCTGCTTTATCGTAAATTTTGTACAACTCACTGAATTTACTACCTACCGACCAACAGATGGTGTGATAAATAAAATGGAATACAAAAGTTAAGTTTCTTCAGTAAGAAAAACTCTTTATCCCCTCAGAATTTTTAGTTGTATTTTAGAAACAGTAACGAAACAAGGTACGTGATGGAAAACCCGTTCGGTGACACATGAGAATTTCCTGACatatcaagtttttttcaggGTCGCACACAGGGGATCTCGCAACCTAAGAGAAGGTAGTTTGGAAAGAAGCAAAACATCTAACCATACCTTAAATTCAttgacttttatttcatttaccaaaaaaaaattaaagaaactcGTAAAACAACTttcagaaaagacaaaaaaggatCACCATctgtattaataattatggAATGAGTGTTAATGCGCGCAAGATCTCACAGAAAGAGACCCCTATAGAAAGGTAGTTAGTGAGGTTAACTGAGATTGATTCTTGATGGTAATATTACAGCAATGGTTACAGTgtgaaaacttaaaaaaaacccTTAAAAAATCCAATTCAAAGGCTGAAAACACAAAGGAAGCCACCAAtcgtaaaaacaaacaaaagaccCGCGAAAAGTTGCGTTAACGAGTAGTCGTGCGGTTCATAGTTGGATTTCGTTTATATGACCAAATATTGACCTGTAAACCTACTCACCATGCCAAAGTGTTCCATGGGCATCGAAAAATGCTGCGACCATTTGTTGTCCGCCGTCCCAAAAATTTTCAACGTACGCATCGTAGATTTGGCGTCTCCAGTGACGATAAACGTGGAGGAAAACGGCGCTGCCGTACATCATGAAAAGGAGAGTTGCGGGATAAacgaaagcaatgaccaaggGCGATAGAAGCAGCATAAGCCAGTCCATCGTTTAAAGTATCGGAAGGTCAGGCACAGTTGTTTATATAGGAAAGAAGCCGCGCAGACGATCACTTTCAGGTGAGGTCACGCGTCACGCGTGTTGaatttcttggtttttactgAAATCCGTCACGGCTTACAGGAATTCAGTGTCGAATGCTGGTTAAACTTATATTTTGGTAGAGAATTCCGTGACCGACAAAACTGGTAAAACACGTGACAGTTATGCCTGTGACATATCCCTGACGTTTCCTTGATGAGTATGGgctgaatttctgttttttttttttgtctgaaaTCCGTGATGGTTCACAGATATTTAGTGACGGATGTAGGTATTTTGTAATGAATTCCGAACACAGTGACAAATGAAACGATTTTTTTCGATTTATCGATATTCCTTGACTAATAGAACTAATCCATGGCGGTTTCCTGAGCCTCACACAAATTTCCTCACGCAAATTATACGAGTTACgaataatggcaaaaaaacTCTCTTGGAACCGTGACGACGTCTAAGAATCCGTGACTGTCAGGCACAGGCGTCGACCATCACAGGTGTTACCAACCACTCCTTCGAAGAGCAGTATTGCGTTTCTTACAAGGGATATAAAGTTGATTGTTCAGTTCTTTAATCATTTCTCTTCATCTTAATCCAGTGGCCACACAGGGAGCAGAGGAGTCCTATTTGACCGTATTTCTAGTTTATAAATTTACGTGCACCGTACAATTGTAGCGCGAATTGATCTGTTGTTAATTCAAATCGCGTCGGTTGAAATCCTATCTGCTTAAATGGTCGGCGCCCGAAGGGCGACGATTCCGGAAAGCGAAGCTTTCCGTACGAGGCACGAAGTGCCGagagtaaaaaaaagagatataTTTTAGATATAGTTTAGATATATTTTAGATATAATATAATAAGGTTATATTTTAGTTTTAGATATATAAACTCTATTCTCACTGTTAGTCACCACTAGTGATTAGCCCGCAGTGACTGCTGTATGCGGCATTCGACGTGAGAATAGGATATGATTTCTATACAGATCGATTCGCGCTACAATTGTACGATGAATTTAACTAGAAATACGTTCAAATAGGACTCCTCTGCTCCCTGTGTGGCCATGGGAATACGAAATTTGATTATACATGGCGACGTTGTGAACCCGCTGACACTCAGGAAGTACAGACCCTCGTCCCTCGTCCCTCGTCCTTCGCCCTAAGCCGCTCCGAAACCGCTCCTAATATTAATCAAATAATTCACAAAGACCTTGAGGAAGCTTTTATACGTTGTTAGGTAAAAGCGATGTCCTTCTAGAATTTGGCGTTCATGGTCCAAGAGTAAGGAAAAGTAATGGCTACGCCTAGGGGAAACGATCCAATTCTAGACAATTTGGTCTGGAGTGACATTGAGTACAGATTATGCGACTTTGTCGACCGTTTTCAACTTCCCCAAATAGTCAAGGTTACAGAAGGTTACTACGGTCCGACAGAAGATTCATGCATAGGAGCAGATCAGATATTAACAATACACAGTGTGAAAACTACAGACAAGATCTTAGCACGAGACAGAAAGAAGCGAGAGTTGAATATTCCTTTAAACTGTTCGCAGAAGGTCGAGCTTCGTCCCGAAGACTTTAGAGGAATTTATGAAACTGTGGAGGAAATCAGTAGCATTCCGACGAGGTTTGTGCGAGTTACTCAGGGCTTCTTTAGCATGGACGATAATTCTGTGTGCTTAAATCCCGGCGATAAACTAGAGATTATAAACATTGAGTACGATCCTGTTGGAAAAgaatattgtattttatttcataacGAAGAACGTATCCCATTCCGATTGCCGTTCAGTGCGTCAGCGGGCTTCCAGGCCTTAGTCGACGGGCGTGaatattatttaaaagagGTCGTATCCAGCTCGCCAAAGCTGCCATTGTACTTTCAATTCACCAGCCCTCCTTCCATAACTAAGTGTTCCAGTGAACATGTTTTCAACACTGGACTTGGAGTCTTGTCGCTGGAAAAGGTGTACCAAGATGCCACTGTTATTTGTACGACTAAAGAAGGGAATGAACGAACCGTTGTCGGCTGCCCCAAGCATCTGCCAGTCACAATTAATGTGGCTAGAGGTGCTCTGTCGGATGACAAGGAGTACGTTCGCATTTGCCGTACCAATCATGAAATTGTAAGCCTTGGAAAGATTGAGAACATGGAAATTCAGAACATCTATGCATCTAGGGACACAATAAGGGAGTATCACATAGAGATGTCACCCCAACAGCTTCATACTGCCAGTGAGGGTTCTCTACAAAACTTGCCCAGAAACTCTCAAGTTTCCACGAGAGATAACTCACATGCAAGTGACTCTGATGATAGCGACGACCATGAGTACAATTACATTGACGACTGGCCTGTCCCTCCTGCTAAAGGCACAgaatcaagaaaaaataatagtgaCCCTTTGCCAGCTAGAAGTGTTTCACAGGCAACAGTAGATGATCTTGAAGAGAAAGATACAGATGACaaggaacaaaatgaaaataaaaccaaCTTGGATCCTCAAAAAGTGGTGTCAAGTAGCACCGTTACCAGTGACCCAAATCCAATTGCCCCTCCGCGGAAGCCTAAATCAGAGGTCAAGAAAACCACTGGTATCAATCAGCAAGAGGTGAATAAAAAAGGACCACCGCCACCTcctaaaccaaaaccaaaaccaaaaccaaagccatTGGCAAAGGAAACAGAGTCTGCTCCTCCGCTAAAAGAGAGAGACTTCAAAGTGCCAAATAACCTTTCACAGATCAGTGAGCTGACAGTAAGTGAGGTGTCTGACCTCTTGCGGCATTTCCACTTTGATGCATTTGTTGATGTATTTGCAGAAAATTTAGTGGATGGTGGACTGTTTGTCAGCCTGGATGAAGAGGACCTGAGAGCACTTGGCATGAATTCATTTGAATgcaaaaaggttaaaaagatCATAGGTGGATGGAGACCAAAGGAATAAAACATGAAACCAAGTGAAGTGGTATTCTCTAGCTTGCATAACTATAGCTGACAATACTTTTGGGGCCAGTTGCGATGCTTTTTCCTGTACCAGTATAaagtagtagtaataatagtagaacaaaacaaaaaaatttaaaatctatGCCAACCCAAACTTGGCAAAGAATtattgacagttttttgtgCTCAGTCGTTGTGGTTTTAatcaataatgttattattattgattataaCTACAATGACTAAGCAAAAAGACTGTCAacattttgatcttgaaagtaacaacaataataattattgttattgttactttCAAATCAAAACGTTGAAACCATAATCTTCATACAAGCTTTTTACATCACAAAACTTATGTCCTTGTTAGGGGATCAGCTGATATGGACAAGTAAATTTCTATGGACTTGAGTGTAAATAATTGCCCATTTTAAGATGTGTGAAAAAGGTCAGTAACTTGATAATAGTAGTAAATATATTCCAATATGGTAGCGCATTTCCTAGACATGGTGCACTTGACACTTGAAAGTTAACGTTCATATGATTTTCCAAGTTCCCTGGTAAAAAATCCTTCCCAGGATCCTATGTAGGATCCTAGCAAGATCCTGCCAGAATCTTGTCCAAGATCCTTTCAAGATCCTATTGTAATTCCTTTTAGGATCCTATAGGATCCTTATCCTGTTTGGGATCCTGAGCAGGATCATAATCCTATTCAAGATCTTATCGGATCCTTGAGGATCCTACGGGCACCTACAGGATCCTAGTTAGTATTTCTACCAGGGTCCACACAACTTGATGTGGACTTTCAAAATcactgtaataataataataatataataatataatataatataatataatatattattattattcttccaAGTTTTTATTCTTTAGTAAACAAGTTTCTAGTATGTTAGTCAAAGAAGTGTTGTATCCTCTGTTCTTAAGTGCAGTTTATTATGATTCAAGGGAAACATAATTCTTTAAGCTGTTGTTTTGAATATTCATAGTTAGAACAAGTCTTCTTGTTAATACAGTTACCTGCATGGCCTAGCTTAAACAAGAATATTATGCATTACCAACTAAAATGAACTACACGGTAAGCTATGATCTCTGACAAAAAGGGTTTTTTGCTTGATGTCTATTTGTTTCAGATaccaataattttttcattgcaaaaaagTTTGCACAATTTTGATTGTGAACATTACATTCTGTAGTTTAAggttttttccttgttttaggggaagttaaaggaaaaagagaCACATTAAATCTTTTGTAGcctaacaatatttttttattggagCCTTTTGTACAGGATTTGAATTAGTCTCTTTGAACTAGTATTTTATCTTGCCTTCATGTTTTTTACTAAAATGAGtgataattttttccttgaatgaaaatctgtaaGATCTTACTAAGTGGTGAAATCTCATAAGATCTTGTGAGAATATTGGTAAGATTTTGTAAAATCTTACAAGAATCTTGGTGAGATCCTCTATATTTTACTAAAATCTTGATGagatcttgtaagatcttacaagaagCCAGGTAAGATGTTGCCAAGAATCTTGGTTAGATCTTTGTAAGattcttgtaagatcttacaagaaaCTTGGTAAAATCTTGCGAGGATCTTATTAAAATCTTGTAAGATTTTGTGAGAATCTTGAAAGAATCTTAATTGAGAAGTAAGATAAGATCTTAGCAAGAATCTTACAAAGATCTTAATATGATTTCCACCAGGGTTGATGCAAACTActttaaataatattagttgCAGTAGCCTGTTGCTTCACAAAATGCACTTATACAAGGCAGTGAACCAAtaaaaaatagccaaaactGACCAAACCTAAACTAATGTTGGACATTTCCCCTCCAACAGTACGAAGGGATTCGTACTTTTCATTAGTTTTGTTTGGAACACTTGGCCATGAATGCTTGGAGATTTAAGCCAAATTTATCAACTTGTGTTTAACTTACAAGACGGTGGGTACAATCAGTTTGCTTGTTAAGTCATACAATATAAAAGCTAATGGTTCATACCATGTTAACCTATCACAAACACCACACTTCTATGGATACTTGCAAAACTGAACTTATTTTTCATGTTGCTATTTTCTTATTGCAAATATCATAACAATACCATATATGAATATGGAGATATTCCTAGTATAGTTGTCTCTATGAAATTGGAAGTTAATACTTGCTATGGtcttttcgttttattttctgGTACTTTTATTACTGTGAAGTgacatgaaatgtttcatatattgaactgcggatttgaaatcaagtgagctatgatcatcgcagtaatgaacacaatttaagcaattgcgtatagaagcctgaaaaaaactttttcaggcttctatacgcaattgcttaaattgcgttcactactgcgatgatcatagctcacgtGACTTTTATTACTGTTTCATAAATTTTTGTCCCCAACGTTTTCATCTTGTTGTTACGGTTTCAAAGACGTTTAAAGTGTCAAaccataattattgttttaattcctttaggtaataaaaaaaactggtgTCGTGTTCAATGATATGATTAGTCTTAAATCAGATATTTTTCACCAGATCGTACTTTTTATGAATAAATGTTTGGTGCTGAgaaaaatgagatcatttcCCTGTTGTTTATAAGTAGGTTGGTAGGTAGGTTGCCTTTATTTATACACGATAGGTATAAGAGCTGGAAGCTTGTGGGGTCGTTTACAATACTCAGAATACTGTACATTGCTTACTTATTAAAATGTACATAAAATGAACTTTTACCACATATTACAACTAATTTATATATCAATACAATTAAATGCAGTTTAAAGCGTATTGAATGCTACTAATGCGACATTCAAACGAGTTAACTTAAGTTCAAAACGAGCGGCCGAGGTTGATAATACGTCAAATTTAGCGGCCTTTTAAAGATCTGAAGTTTTGAACTTTTTCGCTAGGTTACAGTGGCTTGTGTGAGCAAGGTCAGTGTAttcggaaaacaaaacagcatgTTCCAAAGGACAGTTCGAAAGGAGTTCTTCATGAAACTTGTGTTAAAACGTGGCAGGAGTAAAGAGTCGCGTGCTCTAATTGAGTATGACAGATCTTGTTTCTTCGCAATACAGTTAATTAGGGTGCTAGGGCAGCCTTCCGTTATAAGCCTTATGCATGCATTTAAAAATGGCTAGTTTATAGTCAAAACGAATAGTGAACCACCCTGCACGGTCCAAAACATCATGAGATGCCATATCTTTCggtaaattgaaaataattcgaGCCACTCTACAATGCAACCTTTCTAAAGCCTCGAGAATAGGCACCCCATGAAACAAGGCCATAGTTCACACTGGGTAAAATAACCCTCAAATAAAAGTCCTGAAGCATTTTTCTTGACGGAAACCTTAGCTTTTTGAAAGGTTGACACCTCTATAACTGCTACAACATGTGGATAACCCCATGGCATGGTGGCTACTAAGTGTGGAGGTGGACAACCCCATGCTGTTGTAAAACTCGAACGACTCAAGACCGTGAAAGGATCTTTTAGAAGCCACGGGCTCACATTGTGACCACCTTAGGGAATTACAACTTTCGGAAATGTCTAcgattttttcatttctcgattTCGAGCCGCTTGTAAAATCATTCATATCGGTAGATCGCCTGATATTGAAagagaaatatttaaaaaactaCAAAGTTTACTAAGCGATGACACCACATTCAATATGATATCACGTTCCATGaagaggggggaggaacaggggagtaaatctcccttctctctgagccaatttctccctcctccctactttttgagccaatttttcGCTCCTCCCAAAACGTTTACCTCACATTTTCTCCCTCTTTGGAAATGGCCCCAAATTGCAGGAGTGgtttcaaagttgttttattttatttgacaaCCAGATAGGTGACTGAAATTTAGCATGCCAGTGTGTTGGGttaagccctggtcaaacAGACTTTCAAGTTGAACACTTGGGTCTACTTGTGACtccgtttggccaggccttgCATGCACTTGCATTGACTTGTGATCACTTTGGTCGAGATCAAATTTGCACCCAAGTCAATGCAAGTTTTTTACGGTTTGGCCACCCAACGCAAGTCTCTTCGCAAGTTCAACTTGCGACTACTTGTGAGTCCATTTGATCAGGACTTTAAAAAGAACCTATAAGCCCCATCATGTTCATGTGACTACTTCATGAAGTCAAAAAACATACACCAGTagatattatttcaaaattaggCTGAAAGGCCACAGTTCTCAGTCAATCAGATTGCAAAAATTCACAGGTACAGTAGTTGTTTAAAATTGGGAATAACTTGAAAGAACATTTCCCACTAGTATAGTAGGCTTGCTTCCCCCTTTTTGCACTGCCAATATTGATAAGAATTTTGTGATGagaagtaataatattatgtcaTTATATATTACCACCAAAACCAAAGagatttaaccctttcaccccTAAGGGGtcccccattgacaagtaaaatcggcACTAATGGGAGCTAAAGGGTTAACTAACGGGGACACattttttggctttccatgttgttaattaaccctttcatcCCCagtgacgagtaaaatcatctgccgttagacagagtaaaatctataagtgccatttggcactcatgggTGGAAAAGGGTTAGGTGAATTCTCCAGGAAACTGTGGCCACTGTTAATTCTTCCCTGAATGACTCAATCAATAACAAAGCAATCTGGTCTTGGGAGTATGACCTGATCATTTCAATTATTAGTAATCCAAttggtgaatttttttgaaaattggcacaTGGATAGGCATTTTCATTCTCTTGctgttttcgaaaaaaaatcattaaaatttaCACATACATTAATGTAATATGCatcaaaagtaaaaattgcaaattcctccaaaatttgtgaacagattttcttgtagctttGTCATCTGAAACTCCTTGGGTGTTTACTCTGTTTTCTCTCAAACAACGAAAATTCACTTTGTAGAAACCTAGAAACACTGTCTAGAAGTTAGCTAGGTTCAAAAAGCAAGCCAAGCATCTCTATCAgtagttgccatggcaacaacaACAGGCTTCTGAAAGCGTTTTCCATGTGTAGTCTAACGCTGTAGCTTTTTATTACTGACCTTATTCCAAGTgctatgtgataaacatttgcaaaaggaaaaaaaatctttatgcagatgtgatattcaaacctttgtaaaatgtgtggttccagaaaatatccatacccccCCCCCACGGAAGACATTTTGATTTGCACCCCCCCCACCCCCAGGATTTTCTGTTCCAGGGGGGTCTTCAATGAACCCCCCTCTCCCCAGGAATTACTgacttttgtttcaaaacaacgTACGTGAGTATGTTTTTGCCCTTCAGATCGATCATATGTTGCTTTCAATGTTTTGTCCGTGGTTCGTCACCCTTTGGAAAAGTAGATTCCCACGAAACCCCCCTACACCCCGGAAATTACTGCCCTTGAACCCTCCCTCCCCCTTGGAATTTCCAATGGTCTTCCGTGgggggtatggatattttctggaaccacacaATATTATacagagccaccttaaattgtGCATGATTGTGGCCATCTACTCACTGGAACTGTATACCACTAAAAGCAAAtcacaaaattttattcaagttAGTTCCACTTTACAGTAACAAGTTTAAGAACAGAATGCCACAATTTTCAAGTAAAAACAATAGCCTCAGTACAGAGAACGATTCCAGgaagaaagtaactgaaataaaaaataaataaaaatagattttaagGCCTCATCTCATAAAAAAGAATAATCACCAACAAGTTCTCGGCACAAGATGTCACAAATCCTTGATGTGATAGCATCACCGAAAAATAAGCTCTGGACAGGTCCATTGACTGACATTTTGACAACTTCAATGGAAGTCATCTTCAAAGTGAAGGTTACCACTGAAAACAATATCCAATGAAAATTTACCCACTAAAAGCAAGACTTCACTCACCCACACAGTCAAATGCCATCAAAATACCAGTATTTTTAGAATAACGAATAAAATTTTGTGACTTAAGATTAAACCTTTTATTCAAGAGCTTCCATTTCCgcttccatttcttttgcCACTTTTTCGGCATCGTAGTTCTTGTAGAATTCTTCATACTTCCTTCTTTTGGGTTCAGCATATCCATACATCCACACAAATCCACCCGCAGTGCCAATGGCTATGGAACGCAGGATTGCATTTCTAAGTTGCCTCTGAACAAATCCACGCAAAACTGGTGGTGCCATTTCTAAAAGGGAAAACTTAATCAACCATTGAaatttaagaggaaaaaataaagtgGTGTTCCTTTATGTTCATCTTCCTTACATTTATTACTTCTGTCTTGTGCTCAGAAGTATTGAGACACAACCCCAAAATATTCCCCTCTCTTAACTCAACCCCCCAAGTAGACCAACATACTTGAGATATGTACAGAAATGCAGTCAATTCGATGTCCAAAACTTAAGTGTCATGAAGGGTCTCATTAAATCTGATTATATCCCAACTAATGATAACATAAGGCTCTGGTTTTTGGAATACACTCACTAAATTACACATCAAGGAAATTATAGCAAACAGCCATTTCAATATTATGTATGTCTGACCATTAAAATGGGCTGGGTAATCAAGTGAATTATCACCaacaaaaataaggaaaatctTCACAGAAAAAAACTACCTGTTTTTCTGGCGAATGTACATGTAATCAGAATTATGCATAAATAAGAGATGGGTCAATCATGATTGACAATACTTCTGGACTTATCCCTTTATCCTTCCTTTCATTGAATTCTTACATTATTTTTTACCGTTCGAGTTATTAAAAGCGCAAACATGGTCTGAGCAACAAGAAGATATGGAACTGATCCTGATATAAGTTGGTCTTCGTTACGTTATAAAAATGGTTCGTATGTTGCAGCTTTATTGCATTTGTTGGAAATACTGGGCAGTACTAGCAAGGAAAGCTGCTCAtccttgttaaaaaaaatcctcccagttaaattttttaacaacCTAATCAGATTTATTTGTCGAGTGATGAATCAAACAGCTGATGAACACGAATACTCCTGAAGTCGGCGAAAAAGTCAGCGATGCATATTGGCTTTATTGCGCAAAAATAACCTCAATTCCCTCCAACAAATACGCCAGAATATGGCTGTAACTCTCACAAATGACATCAAATTGTCaacaatgatatttttgaGAACGTTACCTGAAAAATCCCAAGATTAGCAAGGAAAAATACTCCAAAATCCCTCAAACTCAGGAAGTTACAAAGTTATGAGCACTTTTTTAAACAGTTGCGCATACGACTAT contains:
- the LOC141894510 gene encoding uncharacterized protein LOC141894510, with translation MATPRGNDPILDNLVWSDIEYRLCDFVDRFQLPQIVKVTEGYYGPTEDSCIGADQILTIHSVKTTDKILARDRKKRELNIPLNCSQKVELRPEDFRGIYETVEEISSIPTRFVRVTQGFFSMDDNSVCLNPGDKLEIINIEYDPVGKEYCILFHNEERIPFRLPFSASAGFQALVDGREYYLKEVVSSSPKLPLYFQFTSPPSITKCSSEHVFNTGLGVLSLEKVYQDATVICTTKEGNERTVVGCPKHLPVTINVARGALSDDKEYVRICRTNHEIVSLGKIENMEIQNIYASRDTIREYHIEMSPQQLHTASEGSLQNLPRNSQVSTRDNSHASDSDDSDDHEYNYIDDWPVPPAKGTESRKNNSDPLPARSVSQATVDDLEEKDTDDKEQNENKTNLDPQKVVSSSTVTSDPNPIAPPRKPKSEVKKTTGINQQEVNKKGPPPPPKPKPKPKPKPLAKETESAPPLKERDFKVPNNLSQISELTVSEVSDLLRHFHFDAFVDVFAENLVDGGLFVSLDEEDLRALGMNSFECKKVKKIIGGWRPKE